The genomic region AGTTAGTGCAGAATATGGTTAGTTACAAAATCATTGGAGTAGCAACCACCAAAAACAAAGACGGTGTGTTGAATTTACCCCAAATAGCAAAAGAACTAAAGATTTCAGAAGATGATGTGGCTAGTCGGATTACTAAGGGGCTTGGAGAGATAACCAAAAGAGTTATGGAAGAAAGCAAGGGCAAAATTGGTGGGTTGTATACAAGCGGTGGTGATGTAACTGTTGCTGTGTGTCACAGCCTTCAGTCAGCAGGGATAGAAGTTAAAGATGAGGTGTTGCCATTAGCAGCCTACGGAAAGATACTAGGTGGTAGTTATGAAAACACTCCAATTATAACTAAGGGTGGTTTAATAGGTGATTCTAAGGCGATGATTACTGCGCTGGAATATCTATTAACTAAAATTTCTACAAATCAATATTCCAATAAGGAGGAGAAGATAGATGAGTAAAGCGTATATTGCAGTTCCCATGGGAGACCCAGCTGGCATAGGGCCAGAGATAGTGGTAAAAGCCATAGCAGAAGACAGCTTACATGAAGAAGGCAAGGTGGTAGTTATTGGTGATAGAGATACATTAGAGCAAGCTGCCAAAATTACCGGATTTAATAACTTAGAAATCAACGAGGTTACTAAAGTTAGTGAGGGAAGATATCAACCTGGTGTGTTAAATCTAATTGATTTAGCTAATGTAGATATAAAAAAACTAAAGCTAGGAAAAGTTCAGGGTGCTGCAGGTAAGGCAGCCTTTGAATATATTAAAAAGTCTGTAGATCTTGCCTTAGATGGAGAGGTTGATGTAGTTGCTACAACCCCAATTAACAAAGAAGCTTTAGCTGCTGGAGGGGTTAACTATATCGGTCATACTGAAATGCTTGCAGACCTTACCGATACAGATGATCCGCTTACGATGTTTGAAGTCAGAAACCTAAGGGTGTTTTTCCTTTCCCGTCATGTTTCGCTGCGTAAGGCTTGTGATATGGTTACTGAGGAAAGGGTATATGATTATATTGTT from Proteinivorax hydrogeniformans harbors:
- the pdxA gene encoding 4-hydroxythreonine-4-phosphate dehydrogenase PdxA produces the protein MSKAYIAVPMGDPAGIGPEIVVKAIAEDSLHEEGKVVVIGDRDTLEQAAKITGFNNLEINEVTKVSEGRYQPGVLNLIDLANVDIKKLKLGKVQGAAGKAAFEYIKKSVDLALDGEVDVVATTPINKEALAAGGVNYIGHTEMLADLTDTDDPLTMFEVRNLRVFFLSRHVSLRKACDMVTEERVYDYIVRCSKALERLGVKGGSIAVAGLNPHSGENGLFGDEEVAQIAPAIERAQKDGYKVEGIIPADSVFHIALNGKYDAVLSLYHDQGHIATKMVDFERTIAITNNLPFLRTSVDHGTAFDIAGTAKASAVSLIEAIKLGAKYGPNFKR